The genomic interval GGACGAGCCTTCTGATTCGCGCGAGGTGTCTTATGGCGAACTCATGCAAGAAACTTGCCGCGTTGCCAACGTTCTCAGAGGTTACGGCGTCAAAAAGGGCGATGCCGTGTCTATATAGTGAGTGTCAGAACGGCGAGGATTTTGGCTGATGCAGGTTAGTCTTCCAATGGCCTGGCAAGCAGTTGCCGCCTTTCTTGCTTGTGCGAGGATTGGCGCCGTTCACTCGGCTGTCTTTGCTGGTTTCAGCGCAGAGTCTCTGAAAGATAGGGTCAATGACTGTGAATGCAGGGTTTTAATTACCACCGAGTGCGTTGATGGTCGAAAGGTATAAGCTGACATGAGCAGTGAGGGTCGACGTGGAGGAAAGACCATTGCTACCAAGGCCAGTAAGTATTTGCGTTAAGCCATGATCCATCTCACGCGTCGTAGTTGTTGATGTGGCTCTCACCCGATGCCCTCTGGTGGAACATGTGCTTGTCCTTCGAAGAACTGGCAACGACGTCCCCATGACTGAAGGTCGTGACAAGTGGTGGGATGAAGAATGCGCCAAAATGCCTCCTTACGCTCCTTGCGAGCGGATGGCATCCGAGGACCCTCTCTTTGTCCTCTACGTAACTATGGCGACTTTCTCAGATGACTGGGCTGATTGAAACCTAGACGTCTGGCTCTACCGGTAAACCCAAAGGTGTCGTCCACTCTACCGCTGGTTATCTCCTTGGTGCTGCTCTCACTCTGAAATACGTCTTTGACATCCACCCCGAAGACCGGTTTGCTTGTATGGCTGACATCGGATGGGTTACGGGTCACTCTTACATCATCTACGGTCCTCTCGCTAACGGTATCACAACCACCGTGTTTGAATCCACCCCTGTCTACCCCACAGCATCCAGATACTGGGATTTTGTCGACAGGTGGAAGGCTACACAGCTCTACACAGCACCTACTGCCATCCGATTGTTGAGGCGGATGGGCGAGGATTATGTGAAGGGCTATGATCTCAGTTCTCTCCGGGTTTTAGGATCTGTGGGCGAGCCCATCAACCCAGAAGCTTGGCACTGGTACAATAACTTTGCGGGAAGGAACCAATGTGCGATTGTCGACACGTATTGGATGACAGAAACGGGTTCCATTTCTATTGCTCCTCTTCCCGGAGCCATCTCTACAAAACCTGGCTCTGCAACATTTCCCTTCTTTGGAATGGACGTTGACATTATAAATCCCCAAACTGGTAAGATCTTGGAGGGCAACGATGTTGAGGGCGTGCTTGTCGCCAAAAAACCATGGCCTTCACTTGCCAGAACAATCTTTAAAGACCACAAGCGATACCTTGAGACTTATATGAAGCCCTACCCCGgctactttttctttggtgACGGTGCTGCTAGAGACTATGATGGTTATATGTGGATCAAGGGTCGTGTCGACGGTATGTACTCATTGCTATCAAATAGTGTGCTAACGACTGAAAAAAGATGTCATCAATGTCTCTGGCCACCGACTCTCCACGGCCGAGGTAGAATCCGCCCTCATCCTCCACAAGGGCGTCGCCGAGACTGCCGTCATTGGATGTACAGACGACATTACCGGCCAAGCTGTTTATGCCTTTGTCACAATGAAGCCTGAGTTTGACTTGGCGAGCATTAAGGAGGCAGATCTCAACAAGGAATTGACGATTCAAGTGAGAAAGGTCATTGGTCCATTTGCGGTCCCCAAGAAGATTGTAAGCGGATTCAAAGATTATAACGCATGACTGACAAGACGACAGTATCTCGTTTCTGACCTTCCCAAGACACGATCTGGCAAGATCATGCGACGAATTCTTCGAAAAGTTGTCGCCGGCGAGGGCGACCAACTCGGTGATCTCTCGTCCATGGCTGATCCAACTATTATCACAGAAAGTGAGTCAATTGGCGTGTCAAACGCCATCATTAGCTAATTGAGCCATagtcaaggaaaaggttgcGTCTTCAACCTAGGTGAAGAATGAGAATTGAATGATCGAAATGGTGTTTTTGGTTATTGGATGTATCTGTACGCTTGTGTATATGTTTAATTTTGCGTTTTTCTAGTGAATCATTCTATTCGCTACGAAGGGTTGGAATGTTGATACTGATATGTGCAATAAAAAAAGGCATTtgaataaaagatggaatgTATTGAATTGATAAGTGGTCCAACACGGCTCTAGTTGCTTATGCCAAATATTCGACcctgtttatatatagCATAAGAGAGTAAAAGGACAAATAGGAGAATTTCTCAAAGACTACATTACGAGCTATACGATTAAGTGTGCCAATCACCCACATGCCTGTCCACAATATGCTCTGTGCCTATCCATTACTCATTCATACATAGCTGTGAGCGCCTTAGCACTCTACACTTCCACTGGTAAAGACCGGAGATAAGATGGGCTTTTGAGGAGTCTCGCTAGGAGATGATCTGACACTATGAGATTGGACTTATTCCTCTATCGCTTTCACACTCTCTTTTATGAGTGTTCGGATGCCGTTCAGGCTTCCTTCTAGGAAAGCAGGATTTCTTCTGATCTGCCTATAGAGAGCTTCTGGTAGTCCAACCTCATAGTGTCGGACCATCTCTTTATCATTTGGGTATCGAGACGTTCCACGAAGATTCCGTCGGATGGATCGAGAGAGCGAGTCGAACATCATCCAGTCTGATGTTTTTTCCATCGTTAAACGACCCAATTTCCTTCTTTCGTCTATCTCCCATGTAGACGGCAATGCCTCTTTCTTAAACGCTGCTGACCATTCCTCCCAGGTCGTTTCTCCGTCCCTCTCCATCCGTCTACCAAAATCTCCCACCCATATTTTCATcgtctcttcctcaatgGAGTTATTCGCCAGCCTAACGGCAGTACGACGGCGATGTTCTTTTATGTCTGCGTCGTCGGAGACCGTTGTTAGGCCCGAGGAGCGAAAAGCTTTTGAGAGGAAATGAATATGGGATAGGACGGCCTGGACATCTTTTGCTGGCCCGATGAAGCGAGGAATAGACGTTGGTTCTTTCTCGTCTCTGGACTTGGCCAGCATTGAGATAGCTTGGAAGAGCTTGTCATCGCGATCAGCTCTCGTTTTTATTATGAAGGCTATCAGGGATTCCAGGACATCTTGTAGCTCGTCATCTCCTAATTCCTCGTCTCTTAGTTGAGAGGGCATGTTGTTATAGATGGATGTGaagtaaaaagaaatttgtgcgaagagttgaaaaaagtgaaaaCACTTGGTGCGACACTGGGTTTGTTGTCTCTATATTCTAGGTATACCAGAAGTAAATAGGGTATAGCTATGGCAATGGGTGTtccaatacagcaaatctaggACTTGTCTTGCATAGAATAGAGTATTAAaggtaaaagtattctacgATTGATCTATATatccatttccttatcctgGAGTGTTCTtcgttgacggacttatcgACTTTCTTTACCATTCTCAGTGAGGCACTTACAAACGAGCTATAcaattaggcgtgccagcCATCCGCATGCCTATTCACATTGGGCTCAGTGCCTATCCGTTACTCACTCTTCAAAGCTTATTTTTCCAGACCATCTACAATGAATTACATTAGTTTTActatcttttatttctcaattaCATTTATGACCTGATTTATATCCATTTCTGCTTCCGGCCATATTATTTTTGAGCAAACAATCCTATGCCGTCTAGAATCGCTGAGCAAGTTCACCGGCGGCCGCTTGTCGGCGGCCGTTCTCATTGTTTGGCAGTTACATATACTGCCGGCATTGCAAAGGATGAGGATTTGTATGGGCCAGACGTTCTGCCTGTCGTCCTACACATATATATAGAGTGGTGATGGTTTAGAAAGAagttgttgttgctgctgtttATCATCTTGGTGAGTCTTGGTCCCAGATCTAGGAAAGAGCTGACACGTGATTTTAGAAAGgtttgaaaaaaaagtaCAGTCAACCTTACTCAACTAcaatttttctttcattctttttcattcttgttttcaacaaagtGGGTATCACAAATTGCAGGACTCTGCACGGCATTCGCATATACGCGAGTCGTTGATACTAGCAGCTAACCTCTGCGCATAGGCTGTTTGGACGACTTCGACTTTATTTTGACGGGTCAGCAAGGGAAGGGAATCATggctgagaaagatgaagttgGGTTGGTTCAAGGGTCACAAGCACTCAACTCTGGGGTTCCTTATCCCTCTGCCCAAGGCCAGGCTATCGCTCTGCCATCTATTCAAGCCGCTAACGCTCAGTCTGTGATTCATGGAGAGAAATCTAGCAGATTATCATCGACGGCTTCGTCGAATGCCCTGCGACATGATCCCTCTGAAAAGGCGGGCCATGGAGATGGTGCCGGTCCATTGCCCAAGAAGGGCAGGTTTGGCTTTTTGAAGATGGGCGGGAAGAaagcaaaggaaaaggacaaggatGCGGTGAACATTTTACCTCCGGTATCGCTGTTTGCCTTGTTCAGATACTCTACCGTCCTTGAACGGGTTGCCATGATCATCGGTCTCTTTCTGGCTGTAGCAGCTGGAGCCACTCAGCCGCTTATGACACTCATATTTGGACGTTTGACCACGTCTTTTACCAAATTTGCAGTTATATCAAATCAAATACTCGCAAACGGTCTCGACGAACAGACGGCTGCCGCATTGCAGGTCGCTAAAGATAACCTGAAGCACCAATCGGGTCTTAATGCCATCTATCTGATGGCTATCGGTATCGGCACGTTTGCTACCACATGGGCTTACATGTTTATCTGGAACATTACGGGCGAGCTCAACTCGAAACGGGTGAGAGAGCACTACCTGTCGGCCGTGCTCAGGCAAGAGGTGGGGTTTGTCCTATCATCGCAACAAGAGCTGACCTGTAGCAGGTGGCATATTTTGATGATCTCGGTGCAGGGGAAGTTGCCACTCGTATCCAAACTGACTGTCATTTGGTCCAAGAAGGGACATCGGAAAAGGTGgctcttgtctttcaatACCTCGGCACATTCTTCTGTGGTTTTATTTTGGCTTTTGTCCGTTCTCCTCGTCTGGCTGGTGCTTTGTTCTCCATCTTCCCAGTCATTGTTTTGGCTGGAGGCATCATGATGACCACAATGTCCAATTTTAGTTCAGGCTCATTGGAGTATATTGCTCGTGCAGGAAGCCTTGCGGAAGAAGTGATTGGCAGTATAAGGACTGTACAGGCAtttgggaaagaaaaaatattGGGTGACAAGTTTGATCACCAGATTGATTTGAGTAGAAaggctggaaagaaggGGTCGATTATAGAAGGGTACGGGTTGGGTATCATGTGTGAGTATGTTTTCTCGCCAGCACGATGAAAGCTGATGACATGCCTCAAGTCTTTGCCATCTATGCTGCCTACGCTCTGGCATTTCACTATGGAGGCATCCTTGTTTCGCAGGGACGAGCCGATTCTGGTACGGtcatcaatgtcttcatGTCAATTCTCATTGGGTCTTTCTCAATGGCCATGCTTGCCCCAGAAATGACGGCCATTACAAAGGCTCGTGGTGCTGCGGCCAAACTGTTTTCTACGATTGACCGTGTTCCGACTATTGATTCTGCAAGCAAAGAAGGCCTTAAACCTGATACAGTTCATGGCACAATCAGCTTTGAGGGTGTTGATTTTCATTATCCTTCTCGACCTGGAGTTACCATTCTCGAGAATTTCACGACTACTTTCGAAGCAGGCAAAACATTTGCCTTGGTCGGTGCAAGTGGTAGCGGAAAGAGCACTATTGTGTCATTAGTAGAGAGATTTTATGATCCAATAGAGGGCGTCATCAGGTTGGATGGGAGGGACATCAAGACTCTGAATCTCCAGTGGCTCCGTCAACAAATTGGCAAGTGTTTTTAACTTGGCGTATGGGCCTTTGCTAAACCGCCCTCTAGGTCTCGTCTCTCAAGAACCAACTCTTTTTGGAACTACTGTTCGTGGCAATGTCGAGCATGGTCTTATTGGATCTCGGTACGAGAATGCTTCGTCCGAAGAGAGGTTTGAGCTTGTTAAAAAGGCATGCATCGATGCGAATGCTCACGATTTTATCATGAAACTCCCAAATGGATACGAAACCATGGTTGGAGAACGTGGAATGCTTCTCTCTGGTGGTCAGAAACAACGTGTTGCGATCGCTCGAGCAATTATATCGGATCCCAGAATTCTGCTTCTGGACGAGGCAACTTCGGCTCTCGACACTCAGAGTGAGGGGATTGTACAGGATGCGTTGGACAAAGCTTCCTTGGGGAGGACGACTATCACAATTGCTCATAGGTTATCGTCAGTCCTTCAGATAGCACACTTGTCACGAGTCGCTAATGAAATACTGATAGTACTGTTCAAGACGCCGACTGTATTTATGTGATGGGTGCCGGTAAAATATTAGAACATGGTACTCACAATGAGCTTCTTGCTAAAGAGAATGGCCCAGTCAGTACAGTGCTTTGGTTATGTGTTTTTGTTGACGCCTTCTAGTACGCTCAGCTTGTCAGCAACCAGAAACTTGCTCAAGAGACCACTATTGGTGCTCTCAAGGTTGATAGCGGTCTAGCGGATGGGTATGATACCCTTGTTGATCCTGACTCTCCTCTTGAACAAACTCAGCGTTCACTTCATCGCGCCATTACTGGCAGGTCTGTTGCTAGTACCgcaatggaaaagattcaaaaagaGAGGCAAGATATCGCCGCcgaagaagacaagatgCCATCTAGTTTCAAGCTTTACTCTAGACTTTTAAAGTTGAATTGggtagagaagaagacCTACATGGTTGGTGAGCAATGACAAACGATTGTTACTCAACCGCGGCTCATGGCTCGAATTAGCAACCTGCGCTGCAATAGCCACCGGCATGGTTTATCCAGCCCTTGCCATCCTTTTCGGTAAAGCTATTTCTGATTTTGAGATTCAAGATGTGTCGAAACTGCGACATGCATTGACTAACAAGGCGCAAgtatctcttttgctttctgaGTTTTGTGTATTGACCCTGTTTTGCAGCTTGTGGTACTTTGTGACTGCAATTTGCGCTGCCATTGCCATGTTTTTCCAAGCTGCCGGTTTTTCTCGCACTGGATGGGATCTTAATGCAGTTTTGCGAAAAAAGTTATTTCATGGTGTGCTACGACATAACATTCACTGGTTTGATGAGGAAAAAAATTCTGTAAGTTGTTGGAgtcttttatatatatatttgcTGACTTTCACTAGACTGGTGCTGTCACTTCCAATCTTGCAGATCAACCTCAAAAAGTCCAAGGTCTCTTTGGACCCACGCTTGGCACGATTATCCAGTCTTGCTCAACCCTTATAGGTGGCTGCATCATTGGTTTATGTCACGGCCCTCGTAAGCTATTTGTTTGAGCTTCTTTCACTATATTGTTAACAAGATCACAGTTCTTAGTTTAATCGGTATTGCCTGTATTCCCATTCTTGTTTCTGGAGGATATATCAGACTCAAAGTCGTTGTTTTGAAGGATCAACGTATGCGCAAGCTTCATGCTTCTAGCGCCCATTTGGCCAGTGAAGCCGCTGGAGCGGTCCGGACTGTAGCTAGTCTCACcagggaagaagatgttgcGAGAATTTACTCAGAGGCCCTAAAGGCGCCTATGAAACTCAACTTGTGAGTAAGATATCTGGAATTATAACACTAATCAACCACAGTCGGACCTCTATCAAGTCTCAGTGCTTATATGCTTCCAGCCAAGGATTAACATTTTGCGTCATTGCATTGGTCTTTTATGTTGGTTCTCTTTGGATTATCTCTGGGAGGTACACTACTTCTGTATTCTTTACAGTTTTAACCTCAATTGCAAGTATATCATTACTTGTTTCTACAACATCTGATTATTTCTGCTAGGTGTTTGCCTCGTTACAAGCTGGAAACATATTTACTTTTGTCCCCGATGCCAGTAAAGCCAATGCCTCAGCTGCTAGCATTTTCCATACTATCGACTACACCCCTTACATTGATACAGATTCTAAAGAAGGCAGGATGTTGGACCATGACCACGTAGTTGGCCATGTCCGTATCGAGGGCGTTCATTTTAGGTATCCAACCAGGCCGGAAGTCAGGGTGCTTCGCGATCTGACAATTGACGTACCTCAGGGCACATAGTGAGTCAATCAACTCGAGGTGGAATGGTGTGATTGACACCTAACAGTGTGGCCTTGGTTGGTCCTTCTGGCTGTGGCAAATCGACTACCATACAGATGCTAGAGAGGTTTTACGATCCCCTAATTGGAAGAGTGACCTTGGACGGCATCGATATTAAGGAACTGAACGTTGCAAGCTATCGTAGCCAAATCGCTCTGGTGTCCCAAGAGCCTGTAAGTGTGATGGGACGAGGGCAGGATGGCATTGACCTAGTGCAGACTTTGTATGCCGGGACAGTCAAGttcaacattttgctcGGCGCGAATAAACCGATGGAAGAGGTGACTCAGGATGAGATAGATGCGGCTTGTAAAGATGCCAACATTGTGGGTTTTCATATCAAGTAGGCTCTTTGGCTGACCCTTGACGCTTTATTGCAGTATGATTTCATCATGTCTCTACCAGATGGATTCAACACTGAGGTCGGCGGAAAAGGATCCCAGTTATCTGGCGGTCAAAAACAGCGTATTGCTATTGCTCGCGCTCTGATTCGCAATCCCAAAGTGCTTCTCCTAGACGAAGCGACCTCGGCATTGGACAGTCAGTCTGAGAAAGTTGTGCAGGAAGCCCTGGACAAGGCTTCCAAGGGCAGGACGACGATTGCTATAGCCCATCGCTTATCAACTATCCAACATGCCGACCAGATCTATTACTTTTCAGAGGGACAAGTTGCCGAGCATGGTACACACCAGGAgttgttggcaaagaaagGTGGCTACGTGAGTGATTTGGCTGCTGACGTTGTCCAGACAGTTGCTGATTTTGAACAGTATGAACTGGTGCAGATGCAGGATCTGAGTCGTCAATAGGCGTGGCCCATCGCATACTCATTTTCGAGGGTAGGATAGAGTAGTATCTAGGACTTTTTTGATATATCACAACTCATAGTTTAGTTTATCCACATGATATCTTGTAAACATTTAACTGTTATTGTCAATGTATAATGCTCGGAAGCGACCTGCCTTGTCTCTGCATCTAATCATTATCTATATCTACTTGGACCACAATCATGGCAGCATTAACAGGCACTGTGGTACCAGGGAAAACAAGCATCGACATGGTCCTGAATAGTTCCTTTAGCGGAATTCTTTGCATGCCTAATTCCGTCGCATATAGGCGCCTCTACCCTATCAGTAAACAAACAATCCACCAACCGAGTAAACAACAAGTGTCcaaaggaaagaaagaggattTGTATTGTATCACTTCCCTGTTTCCCTTGACCACCACCTCGTCGTTGTGGCTGTTTTACTTCCGCTGGTACCATTGACGACTCACCAACGGCTCAGTTTGGTCCGTTTCGTTGGGCGATAAATCTAATTCCGTCGTGGTCTTGGGCGGCAGAGAGTGGAAAGGGCATGATTTGGTCTTTAATGCCAGCTCATTATCACTGGTAAACTGCTCGCTTCTTAGTAGGCAGTCTTTTAGTGATGGCCGATGGATAAGCTTTGTGCAGGGTCGGTGccgaaaagaagaaaaaataaagtCAGCCTCTCCCACCTTTCGTCGGTTAGCAGCCTTTTTCGGTGGCTGTTTTGATGGGGTAATTTACAACTGTCATAAATGGCACCTCTTCTTCGAAACCTTACCTATCGTCTACAGGCAACGAACAAGTCCCCAAATCTTACCATTGTCATATGCTATTGCTTCCCCAACTACCATTAAACAAGCGACCACGCATACAACAACGGCAAGCAACATTTCTAGGTTACTATCTCCCATGTATGCACACGACAGGTGATGTCTAGAGACTGGTCGCGGACGCTAGGATCGTTGCCACAGGGTAACGGCCCTACACCCGACGACCATACACAGATTGACAGTTACAAAAGGAGTCGGGGTCTATTGAAAAGTCACAACAAAAGCCCAATCACAAGCGATAGCAAAGataaatgcaaaagagaaattcAAATAAATCATACATAAATAAATCCATCGGACAAGACGGAATCAAATGCAAAATAAAATGCCAAGACGACACGTAAACACAAAGTTAGCCAGTTTCAGGATCTCACTGAAACACATTCGTCGCACTGCCCATTTCTCGATGGCCAGACCCAGAGCGGccttttttgaaagaaggCAACCGTGCGAGACAAAAGAGTGTGTCAAACTAAAATGAAGTGAGAGTTTACAACTTTCCCTTTGTCTAGTTTGGATTCCCTTGATTGGCCCTTTCATATGTGAGTATCACCGCAAAAAGGGCTTCGTAGCGTGTGGATAGTCGAATAACGGTGGTGAGATCGGATGGTGAATCCTTTGGAACTAGATTGAGGCAATCCGATCCTGAATTCGCTAGGTTGTTAGGGACCACCCATCAAACTCACAAACTCACACGGTCCTGGTGTGATGCCTCTGCTCTCAGAAATTAGTACAAAAGCCCGTCCTTCGTAActctctttcattct from Cryptococcus depauperatus CBS 7841 chromosome 6, complete sequence carries:
- a CDS encoding acetyl-coenzyme A synthetase; translated protein: MGKTEVAPGVHHVHPLPDSVPASESLFPPPPRLQGKDDGPKPHVGPNYEAYLKEWAKTVGPNSDEWWAQKARETLDWYEPFKTVRAGGFEQGDVQWFPEGTLNASYNCLDRHYYANPDKTAIIYEADEPSDSREVSYGELMQETCRVANVLRGYGVKKGDAVSIYLPMAWQAVAAFLACARIGAVHSAVFAGFSAESLKDRVNDSDMSSEGRRGGKTIATKAIVDVALTRCPLVEHVLVLRRTGNDVPMTEGRDKWWDEECAKMPPYAPCERMASEDPLFVLYTSGSTGKPKGVVHSTAGYLLGAALTLKYVFDIHPEDRFACMADIGWVTGHSYIIYGPLANGITTTVFESTPVYPTASRYWDFVDRWKATQLYTAPTAIRLLRRMGEDYVKGYDLSSLRVLGSVGEPINPEAWHWYNNFAGRNQCAIVDTYWMTETGSISIAPLPGAISTKPGSATFPFFGMDVDIINPQTGKILEGNDVEGVLVAKKPWPSLARTIFKDHKRYLETYMKPYPGYFFFGDGAARDYDGYMWIKGRVDDVINVSGHRLSTAEVESALILHKGVAETAVIGCTDDITGQAVYAFVTMKPEFDLASIKEADLNKELTIQVRKVIGPFAVPKKIYLVSDLPKTRSGKIMRRILRKVVAGEGDQLGDLSSMADPTIITEIKEKVASST